A part of Thermococcus sp. LS1 genomic DNA contains:
- a CDS encoding ABC transporter ATP-binding protein: protein MAEPVLKVENLKKYFPIKRGLISALKGEPQRYVRAVDGISFEIEKQEVFALVGESGCGKSTTGKLIVKLLEPTEGKIYLEGRDVTDIKTKEEILDYRRHVQIIFQDPFSSMNPRFRIFDILEEPLLIHGIGETKAEREELIYKALEMVKITPPEDYVGRFPHMLSGGQRQRVAIARALILNPTFIVADEPVSMLDVSIRAEILELMKELKEKMGVTYLYITHDLSTARYFADYIAVMYLGRIVEMGPAEKVIDNPLHPYTRALLAAVPEPKPERRNVIKELPIKGEVPNAAEVPPGCRFHPRCIYAQKGLCDTKHPQLVEYEHNHFAECHLVGKY, encoded by the coding sequence ATGGCGGAGCCGGTACTCAAAGTTGAAAACCTTAAGAAGTACTTCCCAATCAAGAGGGGACTCATCAGCGCGCTCAAGGGTGAGCCTCAGAGGTACGTGAGGGCTGTCGACGGCATAAGCTTTGAGATCGAAAAGCAGGAGGTCTTTGCCCTCGTTGGTGAGAGTGGCTGTGGTAAGTCAACCACGGGTAAGCTAATAGTCAAGCTCCTCGAGCCGACGGAGGGTAAGATATACCTTGAGGGCAGGGACGTTACCGACATCAAGACCAAAGAGGAAATCCTGGATTACAGGAGGCATGTTCAGATAATCTTCCAGGACCCGTTCAGCTCAATGAATCCGCGTTTCAGGATATTTGACATCCTCGAGGAGCCGCTCCTCATACACGGCATTGGCGAAACCAAGGCCGAGCGTGAGGAGCTCATCTACAAGGCCCTTGAGATGGTCAAGATAACCCCGCCAGAGGACTACGTCGGAAGGTTCCCACACATGCTCTCTGGCGGTCAGAGACAGCGTGTCGCTATTGCTAGGGCCCTCATATTGAACCCGACGTTCATAGTTGCCGACGAGCCTGTCTCGATGCTTGACGTTTCCATTAGGGCTGAGATCCTTGAGCTGATGAAGGAGCTCAAGGAGAAGATGGGTGTTACCTACCTTTACATCACCCACGACCTCTCAACGGCCAGATACTTCGCCGACTACATTGCAGTCATGTACCTCGGAAGGATCGTGGAGATGGGTCCTGCTGAGAAGGTCATTGACAACCCGCTTCACCCGTACACTAGGGCACTCCTCGCTGCGGTTCCAGAGCCGAAGCCAGAGAGGAGGAACGTCATCAAGGAGCTTCCAATTAAGGGTGAAGTTCCAAACGCCGCTGAGGTTCCACCGGGATGCAGGTTCCACCCGAGGTGCATCTACGCCCAGAAGGGACTCTGCGACACCAAGCACCCGCAGCTCGTCGAGTACGAGCACAATCACTTTGCAGAGTGCCACCTGGTCGGTAAGTACTGA
- a CDS encoding ABC transporter ATP-binding protein: MAKNVLEVKDLKMYYFTSKGVVKAVDNITFNLKKGEVLGLAGESGCGKSSLGFTLMGMPTSPGKIVSGSIKIDGREIVGLPEDVLRKEIRWQKISMIFQGAMNALNPVYTVGYQMTEPLILHKGMDKDDALDRAQKYLELVGLPPDIVYRYPHELSGGMKQRVIIATALLLEPDVVIADEPTTALDVVVQAQIINLMKKLKKELGLSMIFITHDLSILAEISDRVAIMYAGKIIEIGDSEKIYYEPAHPYTQKLLAAIPRLHEDIERLEFIPGQPPNLITPPKGCRFHPRCPYAMQVCKEQEPELKEVDKDHYAACWLL, translated from the coding sequence ATGGCTAAGAACGTGCTCGAAGTTAAAGACCTCAAGATGTATTACTTCACCAGCAAGGGTGTCGTCAAAGCAGTGGACAACATCACCTTCAACCTCAAGAAAGGTGAGGTGCTGGGACTTGCCGGTGAGAGCGGATGCGGCAAGTCCTCCCTTGGTTTTACTTTAATGGGAATGCCCACTTCGCCAGGGAAGATAGTCAGTGGCAGCATCAAGATAGACGGCAGAGAGATAGTTGGTCTTCCTGAGGATGTGCTCAGGAAAGAAATACGTTGGCAGAAGATATCCATGATATTCCAGGGTGCAATGAACGCTCTCAACCCAGTTTACACCGTTGGTTATCAGATGACCGAGCCCCTTATACTCCACAAGGGTATGGACAAAGACGATGCCCTTGACAGGGCCCAGAAGTACCTTGAGCTCGTTGGCCTCCCACCTGACATCGTCTACCGCTATCCTCACGAGCTTTCGGGTGGTATGAAGCAGCGTGTCATCATCGCCACCGCCCTGCTCCTCGAGCCCGATGTGGTTATAGCCGACGAGCCGACAACGGCACTCGACGTCGTTGTGCAGGCACAGATCATAAACCTCATGAAGAAGCTCAAAAAGGAGCTCGGACTGTCGATGATATTCATCACTCACGACCTTAGCATTCTCGCTGAGATTAGCGACCGCGTTGCGATAATGTACGCCGGTAAGATTATTGAGATAGGCGACAGCGAGAAGATTTACTACGAGCCGGCCCACCCGTACACCCAGAAGCTCCTCGCGGCCATACCGAGGCTTCACGAAGACATTGAGAGGCTCGAGTTCATTCCTGGACAGCCACCCAACCTCATCACCCCGCCAAAAGGGTGCCGCTTCCACCCGAGGTGCCCGTACGCAATGCAGGTTTGTAAGGAGCAGGAGCCCGAACTGAAGGAAGTTGATAAGGATCACTATGCCGCATGCTGGTTGCTGTGA